The stretch of DNA TGTATGCGATAGTGATGAAGTTCTATGATGTGCTTTTTACCCTGTGAGCCGTGGACACAGCCAAGTGTGAAGGGAGGGTTAGAATGCAGAATAGCAAATGAGCACACACAGTGATATTCAAGTGAGGGGAAGGGATGTCCCTTCAGCAGAGGTTGTCAAGATGGTCCCTAAGTGGTTGCATTGGGCCAAAAATGAATCAAGGCTGAGATTTACCCTTGAAATACAGTACCAGTTAATTAGATGATTTTAAATGCCTTGCTTTTTACATGAGGGAAGAGGGAAGTTCATTTGTTTTATAAGCTCTTATGAGGCTTTTTTCAAGTACTTAGGGTTGGTTAGAAAGGTAAAACATCTAACTTAAGAGAAAAACTATTACCaaattatgtatttctatttccaaaatgtttttatttatttttatttacttatgtatttgtttttgagacagggtcttaccaaggccagagtacagtggcacagtcatagctcactgcagcctcaaactcccaggctcaggcaatcgatcctcccacctcagccagcctcccaagtagctgagactacaggtgagtgccccatcccagctaatttttgtattttttgtagagatagatttcgccatattgcccaggctgttctgaaattcctgggctcaagcaattagccaggctcggcctcccaaaattctgggattataggcatgagccactgcccctggcccccaaaatgtttttaaaaataagaaatgccctaattttaattttaaaaagagaatattttctttgcctttacAATTTTGTATGAATAAAGTTAACAACATAGGCATTTGAAACAAGCAACGGATAGTTTAAAATGGAATGACTTTTATTCTTTGTCAAATATTAACATACCTGGTTCAGAGAAACGATGGACAGGTTGTCTCCATTCTCCTATAAAGCAAAATTTCAATGTAAGTCCAAAAAAGTAAGAcatgtgcaaagaaaaaaatcattttggaatCAAACTGTTCTGtgggtttccttttcttcatcatATTTTGAGAGTTGTTGGTCAACTTTCAACACCTAGCTAGTAAAATTTATGAGGTAATATGTCAGTCTTGCCGTTAGTAATTTCAGTATCTACTTTCAATGACCCAACAAGTATTCATGGATGAGAAATAAGCAAATTGTCTCATAACTGAGGGGAAAGGAATGAGAAAGTATTGGAAGAATCACTTATTGACTTCCACAAGAagcaatgcatttttaaaaaatgtaaaaataatgagaagaaagGAGGCATATGGAGCCATTACTCCACAGAGATGCCAGTCCCGTGCAAAGAGGGGTCATGTGGCTATCAATTTTCCAGATTTATGCCACAGCCACTGTCTGAATCTAAACTGTTACTGTGTCTCATTTGAACTTTTGTCAATAGTCTCTCTGGATTCGATGTCAGTAGCAATTGATAGTACGAATGCCTTACTGTTCCACCTGTGCTAACCTTCCCTCTCAGTCCACATCTTACTTTTGTCTCTGTCTCCACTTGCCATTTTATGTCATGAAGCTCTCTTACTACCAAAGCCACACAATTTTCTAGAGTTTAATTATTACAAATTACTTAGTATATACTATGTTGTTTGATGATTGAGGATTcaggtttattttttcattctttaggCTTTACATACAAAGGCTAATTGGGGCTTGCCTTCTCTTTCTTGGTCACAGTTAATAGTTGTGGGTGCTATATGGGCTTTGGAGTAAAACAGATGGGCTTTCTGTCACGAAGGTTTGAGAACTGTCATGAGTTACACCTTGTGTAAATAGGGTTCAATCACAACAATGACTCCAGGGCAACTATTTAAAACTAAGAACATACCGTCTTCCTCTTCTGGAGGGTGAACAGTTGTAACAGAAATTTCTGAAACTTCATTAACACCATGAGCTGGATATGTGTACCATTTGTTCTTATCTGCATGTAAGAGAAGTTGAGAAAGGGAACAAGAATGAGGCGACTGCGTGGACATAAAGCGTATCATGAAAGACAAATTCTCCCACATCCCTCCCAGCagcagctccagaatttcttcttctcccCTGAAAACTAACAAGAGAGACTGCCACCAGGTTACTCTTATCTCAGCACCCAGCTTTGCTTATTGTTTATCAGTCACTGAGAATGTGTGAGGCTCTGAGCTAGTAACTTTTAGATACATCTTCTTATTTAGCCTTTAGGGAAATGCGGTGAGATAAGTACTGTGTTATTGgccccattttaaaattaatgggaTAGAAACCCTGCAGGGCAACTCACCCTGGGTCAGCAGCTGGGATAGAGCTGAGCCCGGGTCTGAGCTGAACTCAGTTTGCCCACAGACCCTCCGCACCACCGCACTATTAGGTCCCCTTTATCTGGCCCACTATTTCATGGTCACATGCATCATTTCTGTGCTTTGccacattgttttaatttctttaactcACAGTATTATTTCTGTGAGATATTTCAGAGGCAAGAATTCCTCCGTAGTAGAAATTGTGTCTACTTAGTAGGCTGTGTCTACTTAGCTCGCATGTCTCAGTGTTTGTCAGTTTCTCTGCAGTGACAGGTCTCCTAAAATAGGGTTGCATCACAAAAATGGTTTTGGAGCcacaatttagaaataaaaatgaaaacaaaccatTTGTCTGTGATGAGGTGTAACTCTTTGTGACCGAAGAAGAGATTGAAGTGTGCATTACCAAACCAGTGGTACTTGATGCTGATATGCTCGCAATTTCTGTATAAAATAGAAGTTGAGAAAGGGATTAAGAATGAGGTGACTGAGCAGACCATAAAGCATATCGCAAAAGACAAACTTCTCTCACATCCCTCCAGTCCCTGAGCTAAGCACTtacatatcttttatatatatataccttacATAATCTTTAGAGAATTGCTATGTGGTAAGCATTGTATTATtggccttattttaaaattaaggggCCAGAAGCCCCTCCAGAATTTCTGCATAGCAGAGGTTTACAGATAAAgtgtgccttggttttctcatctgtacaataaTAATACTTGACTCAAAATGTCATTGTGAGAACAAAATTagtttaaatatgtgtgtgtatgtggtatgtgtgtgtatgtgtgtgtatgtgatgtgtaTGTGATGTGTATGTGTTAGTATAGTACTTGGCACATAAAAAGCATTACATATATGTTgggtattattgttattatgcTTATAAAGGGGTAACTTGAAGTTGCATTTGGGAAACTGTCTATGCTAAGAAAGGTGGAAGCGTGTAATAATTATATAGAACAAAAGTTCTGTCCCATATCTCAGTGTCTCCATCTGCTGGGGACAATCTTACTTcttcaataaaaatggaaacaataataaaacactattacattgcatgaacccaggaggcggagcttgcagcgagccaagatcacgccactgcactccagcctgggcgacagagcgagactgcgtctcaaaaaaaaaacaaaaaaccatacatGCAAACATGAAATCAGAATGTAGACTCACATATAtccttttaaaatctcattaaataaatggtgaattatttttgtaattaaacactttttattcttaaatgcaatacatttcaaatttataagttattttataaaattttataaattaaattcttTAAATTGCAAAAGTAATATAgattcaataaagaaaatttgggaaCTACAAGAAAGCACAAAGAATAACATAAAATTCATCTACAGTCAGCCTACGCAAGGTTGAACATTTGACACATTTTGATATACAGCCATCTGAACTTTTAGTTGTTATATCTAAATATGGGATCATggtgtttaaatatatataggtatgtatataatGTTTACAAGTCTGACTTTCTACTTAATATGCCACAGATATCCCTATGCTGTCAAATATTCTTCTATGAGAAGATTTTTATGACTGcaaagtattccattgtatgaatgttcTGTGGTTTATTTCAGTctcctattctgtgcattcatgtgtTTTTCACTCTTCTGAGAGTTATAAATCATTATGATAAACGTCAGTACCCTGAACTCTGTAGATGTGCCTTTGCTCATCTCTTTGAGACATTCAAATGAGGGGAATGGCACccaagtgcaatggagtggaggtGGTAGGGCTTCTTCTCAGAGGCAGCCAACTTGGCCCCTCAGCTGAATGCTCGAAGTTTCCTGGAGAACCCACAAACAACAGAAAACGTCTTCTCTGACACCTCTCATTAGTCTACCCAAGCGAAGACTTCTAAAACCTTCCTCTATTTATCAGCTGATAGGTAATCAGTTTACCTCCAAATCATGGAGAAGACATGATCTATTGTTCCTAAACTGtctgtgttttctcttctcttttaagttcttttCTGGCCTTGCTCTTTAACTTGGCCTGCCACCTGATTCCATCATGTGTGTATAAACGATTGCCATATGAATTCACTAAATAGCATGCAAAACAATTACTGAATGTTTCTAAGTTTTTCAGCACTCAGGTATAATGGCTTTTAAGATAATATCAAAACCAATGCTTTTAAACAATAACCTGGTGATAGGGATTTTgaagttcaacaaatattaagattaaaattacagaaagaaaCATCTTTATGAGTCAACTAAagtatgtaaaaattatttacaaagatAACTAATGAACAAAAATAATCCATCTCtcttaataaatgttagatatGAGCTTCAGCTTATTTCTAGATAATGGAATATGGACCGTCTATTTTTGAAAAGGCATACAATCTGAGTAAAATAGATTTAGCTATGAAAGTGTTATGAAAATAGCTAGTAAAATAACaagccaaaaaaaatcaaaagtgttAATGGCCAGAAGCCTTAAATGGGCATGTAACAATAAACTTGAGATCAGCCTTCGGCTCAGCTACATGGGAATACAACTGGAAAAAGCAGCGAAGCTCTCATCCTTCACTCAGGTGTGCTCGTCACTTCCATTTCTAACTTTCATCCTCTCCATGCTTCTCTCTTTAATCCTCCACTCCTTCTTTACACCTTTCAGTTCAGTGTAATCCACTTACATTTAGGGTGCACATTTCTTATCCCTGTGGATACCAAATGGGCTCTTCTGAAACATAAAACTTGTTCCTAGGACTTCAATGTCCCATTATTTTGAATCTTCTCAGCATGAGAATAGTGTTTTATTCATAAAAGATGTTAAGTGAAATGTTAATTGTTATAAATGCTTGGACAAATTCTTATGGAGAAAGGATTAGGTGAGtggtatggtttggatctgtgtcatcatccaaatctcatgtggaaatgtaatccccattgttggaggtggggcctggtgggaggtaattgaatcatggggctggtttCTCATTGCTTAACACCATCCCCCTTGATGCTGTCGTGGAGATAGTGATTTCttataagatctggttgtttaaaagtgtgtggcacctccccactctctctctagCTCTTGTTCCAACCATGTAAGACATACCTACTTTCCCTTCGTCTTTTGCCATGAttatttcctgaggcctccccagaagcagaagcactATGCTTCttatatagcctgcagaaccatgaggcaattaaaccttttctttataaattacccagtctcagttatttcttcatagcaatgtgagaacaaatGGGTTTTCAGATTGCATCTGAATGTGaacataataatttaaataataaatttattaattataacacataagtaattataaattaatttataattaataaattaatttaattaataaaattgtttaataaattaaacaaacCAAATGACAAAATAGCACATGCAGAATGAATGCAAGCATCTGTAAAAATAAGCATCATTTTAAGaccaatgaaatattttcaacatttcaaTAGCAAGCATACTTTTgctaacataagaaaaaaaaaaacaaaaagtaaaaaataaaaatacacaaaacgtAGTCTGTAAATGCCATCTAGTAGTTTTGACTATGAGTACAAATGTACATATTCCTCCAAGTTTCCTAACTGTTCAGCAGGATGTTAGGGACTACCTGAGTCAGAATTCCAGGGGTTCAGGTAGAGAGGTGTTTTCAGTCTATGGGAGGGTGCTGCAATTTTCTTTGTGAACACCTGCAAGACTCTGCATGGTCCAGTCCTGCTTGCCTCGCATCTTCATTGCttcacccttcccttccctcttggGGCTCCAGCCATTCTGCACATCTCTTCGCTCTATGACTGCACCATACCTTTTTCCATGTCCTAAATCTTGTGCCGGCTCCTCCCTTTGTCTGAAATATTTCCCTCCCTATCTTTGCCTAACTACTGGCTTTTCAAGTCTCAGTTCAGTGCCACTTCCTTTGGGAGGTCTTTGCTGGCCTCTCTAATAAGATTTAGACTAAAAGCTCTCTGAAGTCCCTGGTGCTTAACATGGTATTGTAAAACCTTATGATTATTTAGAATCCAGATATGCATTCCTTAGGCCTTGATGTTTACTGGGGGCCTTGGATGTTTCTTAATTTGTTCAATTATTTACAAAAGGTTTTGTTTAGGTGGCTGGTATAGGCTGTGGGCTATGTACTAGgaatataatgataaataattCATGGTCTTTCAGGGTAATTCCAGCACAGTAAGAGCGACAATTATTAATCTAAGTATAATAAGTATTTTAGGATGGTGGTGGAAGTGGGGACACAAAGGAGACAGTGGTCAATTCTACTTTGAGAGGTAGAAAGACCTCATCCAGGTGTTTTTGAATTTATCTTGaaagaagtctgggattttacCAGGCAGGCTGTGTGGTATCAGCAATGCCTTGGAATTTGAGACATCATTGCACATTAGAAAAACTGCAGGTTATCTATGTGGCTGCAGCACAAGGTGTGAGAAGGAGAGGAATAGAGAAATGGGTGAACAGCAAATGAGAGGCTGAAGAGGTGGTGAGGCACCAAATGTTGTGGGCCATCTTCTAGAATTTGGACTTTATCTTTAAGGCAGTGGAAAGACAATGAATGGTTTGAAGCAGTTTTTTATTTAGGGAAAATCACTGTCAGTAGTATGGAGGAtaacttaggggaaaaaaaacatgcCGGAGCTTTGCAGTAGAGGGTCCCATCTTGTGTTCAAGAGTGGCCAAGATAAGCAGTCCCTTTGCAAACAAGCCACTTCTGCTCACAGAAGGTCCTTATCACTTCTTAACATTCCTTTGGTGGAGAAGGCCTATAGCCTGAGGCTTTAAAGGGGGCAGAAAATTACAGCAGGTTGTCAAAAGAATATGGCAAAGAACCAACAATGGGAGCTAACATCTCTTAAAATTGgcactttaattattttaattttaaatgaagtcaGAGGAggtgaaaagtattttaaatttataagcaAAGTATATGtaactttttcataaaaatgaaaacatgcttaGGGAGAGAGAGCTTATTTAGATAAGTTTTGAGCTTTATCAAAACAATTTTAACACTCTAGCAAATAGGTagacttctttcttcttcaacAGCTACTCCTCACAGTAAAAGAGCACTTGGTGGAAATTTTGTTCTGAAGTCAAGGCTGAAACCCTAGAGATCAAACACTGTACTCAAGTTTACAAAGCTGGACTCAGACCCTAACACTGGCTTTAAAATTTGTCCGAAGTTAGACCAGAATGCCTCTCTTTCCAGCTGGATCTACATGCCTCCACTCTGGCTTTTAACAGGCTCTGAACTATTGTCAGAACTTGGGAATTTCTAACATTGAAGGTAACACATTGATACAATTTCCTCAATGTAAAATTGTATAACTTTATCCAAGTCCCATCTGAGCATGTTATGTCCTATTTGTACCCTTACAAAAACTGATTGGTGGCCAAATTGATTTGAGACTGAAAGTTGCCACTTATGTTCTTAGAAATACTTGCTTTAATTCTCCAGAATCAGTTGCTCTGATACAACTTCTTATAGTCGCCTAAGTCaacacagtaagaaaataaacatgtaaatgccctaaagataatttgattttaaaaattgtttttttatatCATTTCCTCAACAATCTCATAATGGTAGCT from Nomascus leucogenys isolate Asia chromosome 7b, Asia_NLE_v1, whole genome shotgun sequence encodes:
- the GYPA gene encoding glycophorin-A isoform X1, whose product is MYEKIKFVLLFLEIASISASSTTGLVMHTSISSSVTKSYTSSQTNDKNKWYTYPAHGVNEVSEISVTTVHPPEEEDGEWRQPVHRFSEPVITLIIFGVMAGVIGTILSISYCIRLLRKKSPSDVQPLPSPDTDVPLSSVEIENPETTDQ